A region of the Mycobacterium sp. NBC_00419 genome:
AAGCCGGTCACCACACCGGCCAGGGCCAGGTGCTTGGACGGGAAGGTGTCGTAGAGAGCGAACAGGAAGTACGCGAAGATCATCATGATCAGCACCGGAACGGCGCGGAAGAACTCCACGATGACCGCACATGCCCAGCTGACCGCGCCGATGCGCGACATCCTGCCCACGCCGAGTGCGAAACCGAGGACGACCGCCAGCACGATCGACAGCCCCGCCGCGATGAGCGTGCCCTCGATGCCCGGCAGCACATAGGTTTTCCAGAGGTTGGCCGTCAGGAACGGCTCCCACTTGGCCGCGGTCAGCTGCCCCCTGCTGGCCAGCCTGGCGATCACCACCCACGCCACGAGTGCGACGATCAGGATCGTGACGCCCGAGATGATCCGGTTGCGGATCCGCGCGCGGGGTCCCGGTGCGTCGAAAAGAATTGAGGCTGTGCTCATCTGGACACTGCCAGGCGCTTGCCGAGCCAGCCGAACAACAGCCCCGTCGGCAACGTCAGGACGACGAAGCCCAACGCGAAGATCGAGCCCACCGTCAGCAGCGCCGCGGTGTTCTCGATCATCTCCTTCATGAGCAGCGCCGCCTCGGCCACTCCGATCGCCGACGCGATCGTGGTGTTCTTCGTCAACGCGATCAGCACTGAGCCCAGCGGAATCAGCACTGAACGAAATGCCTGTGGCAGCAGGATTATTCGCAGGTTCTGCCCGAACGTGAAGCCCAGCGATCGGGCGGCTTCGGCCTGGCCCAGCGGCACAGTGTTGACCCCGGAGCGCACCGTCTCACAGACGAACGAGGCGGTGTAGACCGTCAGCCCGAGCACCGCCAGCCGAAAGTTGCTGTCCTCGATCGAGGTCAGCGACTTCGGGTCGACCAGTGTGATGCCCAGGGTCTGCGCCAGACCGAAGGAACAGAACAGGATGATCAGCGTCAGCGGCGTATTGCGAACCACGTTGACGTAGGACGTACCCAGCCAGTTGAGCATCGGCACCGGAGCCAGCCGCATCGCGGCCAGCACCGTACCGAGGATCAGCGCGCCGACCGCCGAGAACACCGTCAGCTGGATGGTGGTCCAGAACGCCTCGAAGATCTGGGGGCGATACTCGCTGAAGACCTCCACGCTGTCGCTAGTCTCAGCAGGCGTCCGGCACGGGCGGCGCCGGCGTGGCGATGCCGGCCGGGCCGAGGTTCTTGTCGAACGCCGCCTTCCAGGCGCCGTCGGCTTCCATCTTCTTGAGCGCGTCGGTGATCTTGGTGCACAACGCGGTGTCACCCTTCTTCAGCCCGATGCCGTAGCGCTCCTCGGAGAACGGCTTGCCGACGATCTTGAACGCCCCCGGCGTCTGCGCGGCGTAGCCGGCCAGGATCACCTCGTCGGTGGTCACGGCGTCGATCGCGCCGTTCTTGAGGGCCTCCACGCAGGCGGAGTAGGTGTCGTACTGCTGCAGCTGCACGCCCGGGTACTTGTCCTTGATCCGCTGGGCCGGCGTCGACCCGCTGACCGAGCACAGCTTCTTGCCGTTCTGCAGGGACTCGGGACCGGTGATGTCACTGTTGTCGGCCTTGACCAGCAGACTCTGCCCGGTGAGTAGATACGGCCCGGCGAAGCTGACCTTCTCCTTGCGGGAGTCGGTGATCGAGTACGTCGCGACGATGAACTTCACCTGGTCGTTCTGGATCAGGGTCTCGCGCTGCGCGGACGGCGATTCCTTCCACTCGATCTTGTCCTCGGGGTAGCCGAGTTCCTTGGCGACGTACTTGGCGACGTCGACGTCGAAGCCGCTCAGCGTGCCGTCGGGGTTCTTCTGACCCAGCCCCGGCTGGTCGAACTTCGTGCCGATGACGATCTTGTCGTCACCGCCGCCGCCACCGCCGCATGCGGTCGCGGCAAACGGTAGCGCGACGG
Encoded here:
- a CDS encoding amino acid ABC transporter permease, which produces MSTASILFDAPGPRARIRNRIISGVTILIVALVAWVVIARLASRGQLTAAKWEPFLTANLWKTYVLPGIEGTLIAAGLSIVLAVVLGFALGVGRMSRIGAVSWACAVIVEFFRAVPVLIMMIFAYFLFALYDTFPSKHLALAGVVTGLTLYNGAVIAEIVRSGVASLPRGQGEAAASLGLTWGQTMRSILLPQAVTAMLPVLVSQLVVVLKDTAIGYQITYVEMVRQGTVVGSSYGNYVPALIVIAVLMISANFALSAAATRLERRLRRSKRGPAPMHAQAELEPGD
- a CDS encoding amino acid ABC transporter permease, with translation MEVFSEYRPQIFEAFWTTIQLTVFSAVGALILGTVLAAMRLAPVPMLNWLGTSYVNVVRNTPLTLIILFCSFGLAQTLGITLVDPKSLTSIEDSNFRLAVLGLTVYTASFVCETVRSGVNTVPLGQAEAARSLGFTFGQNLRIILLPQAFRSVLIPLGSVLIALTKNTTIASAIGVAEAALLMKEMIENTAALLTVGSIFALGFVVLTLPTGLLFGWLGKRLAVSR
- a CDS encoding glutamate ABC transporter substrate-binding protein; its protein translation is MRSTSWRLIGAAVLAVALPFAATACGGGGGGDDKIVIGTKFDQPGLGQKNPDGTLSGFDVDVAKYVAKELGYPEDKIEWKESPSAQRETLIQNDQVKFIVATYSITDSRKEKVSFAGPYLLTGQSLLVKADNSDITGPESLQNGKKLCSVSGSTPAQRIKDKYPGVQLQQYDTYSACVEALKNGAIDAVTTDEVILAGYAAQTPGAFKIVGKPFSEERYGIGLKKGDTALCTKITDALKKMEADGAWKAAFDKNLGPAGIATPAPPVPDAC